From Aedes albopictus strain Foshan chromosome 1, AalbF5, whole genome shotgun sequence, one genomic window encodes:
- the LOC134283918 gene encoding vesicular acetylcholine transporter, translating into MAPLPIINLEPSEVKEIFWTKVQEPTSQRKLILVIVSIALLLDNMLYMVIVPIIPDYLRYIGTWGPEEPLNTSAPTTVFTPHAHAHNGQDSATGVLFASKAIVQLMVNPFSGALIDRIGYDLPMMVGLLIMFLSTMVFACGRSYSMLFFARSLQGVGSAFADTSGLAMIADRFTEEAERSKALGIALAFISFGCLVAPPFGGALYQFAGKEVPFVILALISLMDGFMLLLVMKPIKEILAERQEVKQDTIPIWRLLMDPYIAVCAGALTMSNVALAFLEPTISLWMEDTLTNDNWKIGMVWLPAFFPHVIGVVITVKMARKYPEKQWVMAAGGLALEGLCCFMIPFSSSYIVLMIPICGICFGIALIDTALLPTLGYLVDVRYVSVYGSIYAIADISYSIAYAVGPIIAGGVVEAIGFTALNFGIAFSNLLYAPVLGYLRNIYDFKHFENEANVLMGDPPTKEYQTYTMQDQQAVGTEYKNHLEYGRQQDDSGYQQQQETNIDQGYSQNGSYDQYQQQPGGYQNYQPGYQEQGGVYQQQQSSRHLPQQPVANPFRQQEQQQQQQQQQQAPSQPRISNPFRQGF; encoded by the coding sequence atggCGCCGTTACCGATCATCAACCTCGAACCGAGCGAGGTCAAGGAAATCTTCTGGACCAAAGTGCAGGAGCCGACGTCTCAGCGCAAGCTGATCCTGGTGATCGTCTCGATTGCACTGCTACTAGATAATATGTTGTACATGGTGATCGTACCGATCATTCCAGACTATCTACGGTACATAGGAACGTGGGGACCGGAGGAACCTCTTAATACGAGCGCCCCAACGACTGTTTTTACGCCACATGCCCACGCTCACAATGGGCAGGACTCCGCCACGGGAGTTCTGTTCGCGTCCAAGGCCATTGTGCAGCTGATGGTGAACCCGTTTTCCGGGGCGTTAATCGACAGAATCGGGTACGATCTCCCGATGATGGTCGGCCTGCTGATCATGTTTTTGTCGACGATGGTGTTCGCCTGCGGTAGAAGCTATAGTATGCTATTCTTTGCCCGGTCTCTTCAGGGCGTTGGATCAGCGTTTGCGGACACTTCGGGCTTGGCGATGATTGCCGATCGGTTTACAGAAGAAGCGGAACGTTCCAAAGCACTGGGTATTGCACTGGCGTTCATCAGTTTTGGATGCTTGGTGGCACCGCCATTCGGGGGAGCTTTATATCAGTTCGCCGGAAAGGAGGTTCCTTTCGTGATCCTAGCGCTGATATCGTTAATGGATGGATTCATGTTGCTGCTAGTGATGAAACCAATTAAGGAAATTTTGGCGGAAAGACAAGAGGTTAAGCAGGATACCATACCCATTTGGCGGCTATTGATGGATCCGTACATTGCGGTTTGCGCTGGCGCTCTGACCATGTCTAATGTAGCATTGGCTTTCTTGGAACCCACCATTTCGCTATGGATGGAAGATACGCTAACGAACGATAACTGGAAGATCGGCATGGTGTGGCTACCGGCATTCTTCCCACACGTGATCGGTGTAGTGATAACGGTTAAGATGGCACGAAAGTATCCGGAAAAGCAGTGGGTTATGGCAGCAGGAGGTCTAGCCCTGGAAGGTCTCTGTTGCTTCATGATTCCTTTCAGTTCATCGTACATCGTTCTGATGATTCCGATTTGCGGTATATGTTTCGGAATTGCGCTTATCGATACAGCATTGCTTCCAACACTCGGATACCTTGTGGACGTCCGATATGTATCTGTCTATGGTAGTATATATGCAATTGCCGATATCTCTTATTCGATAGCATACGCCGTGGGTCCAATCATAGCTGGCGGAGTCGTAGAAGCAATTGGATTCACTGCCCTCAACTTTGGCATTGCCTTCTCGAATCTACTGTACGCTCCAGTGCTAGGTTATTTGCGCAATATCTATGACTTCAAGCACTTTGAAAACGAAGCAAACGTGCTGATGGGAGATCCTCCGACCAAAGAATACCAAACGTACACTATGCAGGACCAACAAGCGGTCGGAACAGAGTACAAAAATCACCTGGAGTACGGCCGGCAGCAAGACGACAGTGGCTACCAACAGCAGCAAGAAACAAATATCGATCAGGGCTACTCGCAGAATGGAAGCTACGATCAGTATCAACAACAGCCGGGTGGTTACCAAAACTACCAGCCCGGATACCAGGAGCAAGGTGGAGTCTATCAGCAGCAGCAGTCATCGAGACATCTTCCACAGCAACCGGTGGCTAATCCGTTCCGGCAAcaggaacagcagcagcagcagcagcagcagcaacaagcgCCATCACAACCGCGGATCTCCAATCCGTTTAGGCAAGGTTTTTAA